aatcaaatccATCCCCTATCATTTTGAGCATTCCTAAGAACATCATGTTCAATCCATCATTGGAGACATTATTTAGGTAGACACTCAGCGACTTTGAACCCATGAATTTGGCTCTAATACTACTAATTGAGTCATCTAATCTAAGAACCAATTGATGCTAAGTCAGAGAGGGTAACAAAATCTTTGACTTCATTCTCGCCATAGAGAACATTTGGCCCATcccacaaaatttcaaatctagGAGTGTGCATGACTTGGTCGGTGTGGCTGGTTTTGAGTATTAAAATTAAACCGAAttgatttaattgatttttatgcaTTAAGAATAACAGTTTTACAACTAATTTCAAATTAAGGTATTACAATCTAATGACATGAATAACAAATGCTATATCATTAGTCATATTAAATAACccaatcatataaaaaaactaaataggaTCCtatcgatgtgaaaaatgtgtattatattaataatataatcaacaaaaattgtatattataaattatattataatttgtGTTTCAACATATTATCcgttttttaaatgagaaaatatgaATCGAATCGGTCTTAtatttagaaaatcaaaatctttaaaaaaaaaaattgttttaaaagaatTGCTTTGATCTCCTAAGTATGACCACCACAtctatacatatttttatttttattatgaacatttaaaattaaattttaaggatattttataGAGGTGAATATTAATTGGCTCCTCAAAAAGTAATATTCAAGGCCTTTTCTTGTTAACCTTAAATTTCATTTCGATCATTTTGATctaattaacctaatttttcgGAAATTCAGGATCGCCAAAGAATTGGGTTGGAATACCGAAACTGCCCTCGGCGGTATAATAGAACTGCAGCACTAGGGAAGAGAGAGTCGCAACCGGAGAAAGAAAGAGGCGATGGCTCTGAGGGCCGCAATCCTGAGGCACATAAGAGTCCCAGTTCTTCAAACCCTAGCCCCCGCGTCCACCGCTTCCAACTGGCAGAGATGGATCCGACCAATGTCATCTCACGGCGATGATCATCTTCAAAAGGAAGAGGTTATCGAGAGAGTCCTCTCCGTCGTCAAGAGCTTCCCCAAGGTCGATCCTTCACAGgtcagtttttattcttctcatttttctcatttttgttttcttttccctctgtttggttcccagaagaGTAGGAGAAAGTGGGAAATGACCTGAATTTGTCCATCTGGCTTTGCTAAATTGTGGGGATcagaattttctttctttcttttgctatGTTTTGTCAGAAACCAAATGGAGGTTATGGTATGGTATGTTTGCAATAGTTTGATAGATTCTTTCGGGAAATTGTTTTGCCCTTGTTTCGCCCTACAAATTTAGGATGCTTAGAGTTCGATCTTGCTGTGCCAGGTAAAACCATAGTTTGGATAATTAAAACCACCAAAATTTCCTGGATTTTGTGAGTGGTTACTGTTCAGTGCTAGGATTTGGGTTTGGGTGCATTGggcaaatggaaaatgaaattctCACTTAATGAGTTTGGTCTATTGCCTCTTCAATGGATTCAATGGGAATAACATTTTCCAAATCAGTGGTCTTTCTGCCAAGTTTCTCTTTTGAAAAGCAATTCCTGAAATCTACTTTGGATGAGTGGCATGAACCTTTTTTATGCAACATTCTGTCAAGTCTTTATGAAGAAAAGGGATTGAAACCACCATGGATATCAATTTACTTATTTGAGTGCGCTAAAACAAGGTTTGAGTTGATGATATGGGTTTAGCAATTTCAGTCAATTTTTTTgtaccaccaaaaaaaaaaaaaaagtttttgtttatAGCCTCaaacaagtgatttgttattttGTGGTCATCATGTTTACCCATGGTTATACATTTCGTTGAATTTAGACCAAATAATATTGCATTATTATGCTTGTATTCTACTGTTAATACTGAGATCCTCACACCTTTGGATACTATTTGACATTCAAAATTTGGAATAgacaattttttactttttatttttttaattacagtTTCTGATTCACTCTGATTCCCTCTCTCACACGGACATGTGGACAATTTCCCTCCACCAAGCCACAAATACAAAGCACATGTAGGGTTAATTTTTGGAGGCAGGTTATTTTAGGTAAATCTTGTGAGGAGCAAGGATGTTGGGTGTCTGGTGAGGCAAGGGAAGGGTATCGGGTTAGGCTATGGAAAGAAATTGGGAAGTGATGGGAGTTGTTTTAAGCTAGAACTAGTTTTGAAGTCGGTGATGATAGGAGAATGAGGTTCTtgctatcaaaaaaaaaaaaaaaaccagagaaTGAGGTTCTTGCATGGTTTGTGGTGAGGTGGAGCTGCTATAAAGACAATCTTTTCTTCTGTTGTTTTCTATTGCTAGGTCAAAAGATGCTTGGGTAGCTGATGTTTGGAAGGGTGTGAGGGTGATGATTAGTGGCTTTTGGAATCTATGTTTTTAAGGAACTTCCATGAGTAGGAGTTAGCTTTTGTGGAGGCTTTTCTTCAACAAATTCAAGTAGTGGCCATATAGGATGTTGCAAAGCATAGGTTCATGCAATGTTTTGAAAACCGGACCGGATCGGCCGGTTGGACCGTTGATCAGAGCCTGGTCCAGTTCGGTTCAAGTTCTGGGGTGGAAGGGATGTTGAACCAGCTACAAACAGGGTGGACCAGCAGTTGGGCCGGTGAACTGGCCTGCCAGTTTGGGTtggttttctctttttcttccacAGCCCAACACACCCAACCCACTCAAGGGAGAGACCTTTAATGGGCTTTCCTTTGGGCCTTCTGATGTGGGACAGATACTAAGCTTTTTGATTAAAAAACACATGCACAAAGGaattgaaccatggacctttagtaCAAGGAAAGGGACTGTGACCATTATGCTCCTCATGCTTGCTGTTGAAAAaatgcaaattaaaaataaattaacatgattgctttcaaaaaatttatattaataaatatgtaaaaaatataagtaatataagtaaataatttttttctatttcaaatttaaatacaatttaaaatacttgtacatttatatttatccatgatttaatttaataatatcaaatatgaaaaataaatattattattatttaatttctttatacatattttaaattttgtaattatatatttataatatataaattatatgtttatAATGTCACCACCAGTTCGATCGCAATTCGATTACCGGTTCGACCATTGTATCATGAATCGGTAACTTTTCTGATTCAATGATCTGTCCGGTTTTAAAAACATT
The sequence above is drawn from the Vitis riparia cultivar Riparia Gloire de Montpellier isolate 1030 chromosome 15, EGFV_Vit.rip_1.0, whole genome shotgun sequence genome and encodes:
- the LOC117931535 gene encoding acyl carrier protein 1, mitochondrial, with protein sequence MALRAAILRHIRVPVLQTLAPASTASNWQRWIRPMSSHGDDHLQKEEVIERVLSVVKSFPKVDPSQVTADVHFQKDLGLDSLDNVEIVMALEEEFKLEIPDKEADKIDSCNLAIEYIYNHPMAG